From the Glutamicibacter halophytocola genome, the window GACGCATTGGTGGCGGCGACATAATCACGACTTCGCTGGGCACTGAAAGTCTCTTTCTGGAAGACCAGCGCGCCCGCGGCGTTATGCACGGCGATTCCTTCGCGCTGGCGAATTTTGGCGGTCACTGTGCCGGTCAGGCCGCGCCCGGGATCGCCCAGCTCATCGGGAATGTCGATTTCGACTTTGAGCGAGGTGCTCAGCCAGGGCGCGGACCGGGCCAAGGCGCGGAATCTTCGCCGCGCGGTGGAATCCGGCTCAGGGGAGCCGGGGAAGTACAACGGAGCTGAAGGCACGTCCATAATCTAATTGTATAAGTGCCTGAATTATTCACAAGGGCGAGCTGGCCATCCCATGGCATTGGGAAGATGCCTATGCTCTATACATGTCGCAGATATGGAGCGTTGCCCAAGAAGGGCCGATCGAGGGAGTCCTGGTGGCGCTCCAATTGCTGTGCTTTGGCGTTTTCGGAGTACTGCTGTCCAAGGCCGACATCGCCAGCCATCGACTGCCGAATCGGCTTGTGGGCTCGTGGCTCCTGGCCAGCCTGGCCCTGGTGATTTGCTTGGGCGCCAGCAGCGGGGGCCTGCTGGGAATTCTGCAAGGGTTCCTGGGGATGCTGCTCCTCGGCGGCGGATATTTGCTGATCAGCCTGATTTCAGCTGGGGCCATGGGAATGGGCGATGTAAAGCTGGCCGGCGTCCTTGGCCTGAATCTGGGTTACTATTCCCTGCCTGCGCTGTTTCTTGCCACGTTATTAACTTTTGTCTTGGCCACATTCTGGGTGATCGGGGGAGTGATCGTGCGCAAGCTGACATTGAAGTCGGCCGTGCCGTTTGGGCCATTCATGGTCATTGGGGCATTTGCGGTGCTGCTTGTGGCACGATGAATTTATGGCAACTCCGGAATTCATCACCAAGCTGCGAACACATATAGGGCACGAGATGCTGTGGCTCTCCGGGGTAAAAGTTGTTGTATTCCACGGTGATCGAGTGCTGCTGGTGCGCCGTGCCGATAACGGGCTGTGGACTTTGCCTGCCGGCATCATTGACCCGGGAGAAGAGCCATCGCATACTGCCCAGCGCGAGGTCCAGGAAGAGACCGGGGTGTCCTGCGAAGTCACCGATTTGGTGGGG encodes:
- a CDS encoding prepilin peptidase — protein: MSQIWSVAQEGPIEGVLVALQLLCFGVFGVLLSKADIASHRLPNRLVGSWLLASLALVICLGASSGGLLGILQGFLGMLLLGGGYLLISLISAGAMGMGDVKLAGVLGLNLGYYSLPALFLATLLTFVLATFWVIGGVIVRKLTLKSAVPFGPFMVIGAFAVLLVAR
- a CDS encoding NUDIX hydrolase encodes the protein MATPEFITKLRTHIGHEMLWLSGVKVVVFHGDRVLLVRRADNGLWTLPAGIIDPGEEPSHTAQREVQEETGVSCEVTDLVGVGVTAPTVYPNGDHAQYLDIVFKARHLSGQARINDDENLEVGYFDLQDRPKLPPLHERALSWALEPRPGGYFA